One window of the Sulfitobacter alexandrii genome contains the following:
- a CDS encoding IclR family transcriptional regulator, with translation MPKVRAIERAMMVLRAFRPQHPKMSLTEIAQATGLDKATTTRILGTLMACDMVVHDTVSRRYWLGFDILSLAASVPGQHDLHQIADPILRDVSIRTECLTFLATYGKEGAVCIARAVIDPPVQVQLWNIGEVRPYNQGAGPKLLLAHMPADQRAAYLATDLPSANPTTITDPRELARMVDEMRGQDTAFSRDDIIEGLSAQAQTIRDQDGAVTAVISVVGLNPLFSDEGRGTIGAALAEAAELLSRRLSISGLL, from the coding sequence ATGCCGAAAGTACGGGCGATCGAGCGCGCGATGATGGTCCTGCGGGCCTTTCGGCCCCAGCATCCCAAGATGTCCCTGACCGAGATCGCCCAGGCCACCGGCCTCGACAAGGCGACGACGACACGGATCCTTGGCACCCTGATGGCCTGCGACATGGTCGTTCACGACACCGTGTCGCGGCGCTACTGGCTGGGCTTCGACATCCTGTCGCTGGCGGCCAGCGTGCCGGGCCAGCACGACCTGCACCAGATCGCGGACCCGATCCTGCGGGACGTCTCGATACGGACGGAATGCCTGACCTTCCTCGCCACGTATGGCAAGGAAGGCGCTGTCTGCATCGCACGTGCGGTCATCGACCCTCCCGTGCAGGTGCAGCTGTGGAACATCGGCGAAGTCCGCCCCTACAACCAGGGGGCCGGCCCCAAGCTGCTGCTGGCGCATATGCCCGCGGATCAGCGGGCGGCCTATCTCGCGACGGACCTGCCCTCCGCCAACCCGACGACGATCACCGATCCGCGCGAACTCGCCCGCATGGTCGACGAGATGCGCGGTCAGGATACGGCATTTTCCCGCGACGACATCATCGAGGGTCTCAGCGCACAGGCACAGACCATCCGCGATCAGGACGGTGCGGTCACCGCCGTCATCAGTGTCGTCGGGCTCAACCCCCTTTTCTCGGATGAAGGGCGCGGCACGATCGGCGCCGCGCTGGCCGAGGCGGCGGAACTGTTGTCGCGCCGGCTGTCCATCTCCGGCCTGCTGTAA
- a CDS encoding class I adenylate-forming enzyme family protein codes for MRTWPEHITDRIAVETHFGRSGIKCFSDRPADLNAMLADAVSANPDGEALVCDDLRLTYREVESKVEAVSAGLAELGLGQGDRIALLLANGPEFLIVLLAGLRIGAIAVPINVREQKPELQHILDDCGAAVLVHDADTADKLPDPETTPALRHRVSVGGTVAGSRGYDSLSATGARKAPAQVGEEDTAVILYTSGTTGRPKGAMLTHLNIIHSAMHFELCMELGKNERSLLSVPASHVTGLVATLFTMLRTAGCSVIMRAFKAEDFLALAAREKVTQTLMVPAMYNLFLLRCTVSDYDLSNWRIGGYGGAPMAESTIRELTEKLPNLVLMNAYGATELTSPATILPPGLGAERADSIGIAVPCGDIRIVDAQGEDTATDVPGEMWIKGPMVVPGYWNNPEKTAQEFQDGYWKSGDVGSRDAQGFIRLHDRAKDMIIRGGYNIYSAEVENTLTAHPAVMECAAIGQPDPVLGEKLHVFVCSSDPALDADAVRAHCAAGLADYKTPDFVTFCDEPLPRNANGKVVKKVLRDLVETGT; via the coding sequence ATGCGCACGTGGCCAGAACACATCACCGACCGGATTGCCGTCGAAACCCATTTCGGCCGGTCCGGAATCAAGTGTTTTTCCGACCGCCCCGCCGATCTCAACGCGATGCTGGCCGACGCCGTCTCGGCCAACCCGGACGGCGAGGCGCTGGTCTGCGACGATCTGCGGCTGACCTACCGCGAGGTCGAATCAAAGGTCGAAGCCGTCAGCGCGGGCCTTGCAGAGCTTGGCCTTGGCCAGGGCGACCGGATCGCGCTGCTTCTGGCGAACGGCCCGGAGTTCCTGATCGTCCTGTTGGCCGGCCTCCGGATCGGGGCCATCGCGGTGCCGATCAACGTCCGCGAGCAGAAACCCGAACTGCAGCACATCCTCGACGACTGCGGTGCCGCCGTGCTGGTGCATGACGCCGACACCGCCGACAAGCTGCCCGACCCCGAGACGACGCCGGCCCTGCGGCACCGCGTCAGCGTCGGGGGGACGGTCGCGGGGTCCAGGGGCTACGACAGCCTGTCGGCGACGGGCGCGCGCAAGGCGCCCGCGCAGGTCGGCGAGGAAGACACGGCCGTCATCCTCTATACCTCGGGCACCACGGGACGGCCCAAGGGGGCGATGCTGACCCATCTCAACATCATCCACTCCGCCATGCATTTCGAACTCTGCATGGAACTTGGCAAGAACGAACGCTCCCTGCTTTCGGTGCCCGCCTCGCATGTCACCGGATTGGTGGCGACGCTGTTCACCATGCTGCGCACGGCAGGCTGCAGCGTCATCATGCGCGCGTTCAAGGCAGAGGATTTCCTGGCTCTCGCCGCGCGGGAGAAGGTGACTCAGACGCTGATGGTCCCGGCGATGTACAACCTCTTCTTGCTGCGCTGCACGGTATCGGACTACGACCTGTCGAACTGGCGGATCGGGGGATACGGCGGCGCGCCGATGGCCGAATCGACCATTCGCGAGCTGACGGAAAAGCTGCCCAACCTCGTCCTGATGAACGCCTATGGCGCGACCGAGCTGACCTCGCCCGCGACCATCCTGCCGCCGGGACTGGGCGCCGAGCGGGCCGACAGCATCGGCATCGCCGTGCCCTGCGGGGACATCCGGATCGTGGATGCGCAGGGCGAGGACACAGCAACGGATGTGCCTGGCGAGATGTGGATCAAGGGACCGATGGTGGTGCCCGGATACTGGAACAATCCCGAAAAGACGGCCCAGGAATTTCAGGACGGCTACTGGAAAAGCGGCGACGTCGGATCGCGCGATGCCCAGGGGTTCATCCGGCTGCACGACCGCGCCAAGGACATGATCATCCGCGGCGGCTACAACATCTATAGCGCCGAGGTGGAGAACACGCTGACCGCGCACCCCGCGGTGATGGAATGCGCGGCCATCGGCCAGCCCGACCCGGTGCTGGGTGAAAAGCTGCACGTCTTTGTCTGCAGCAGCGACCCCGCCCTCGACGCCGATGCGGTCAGGGCCCATTGCGCCGCCGGTCTCGCCGACTACAAGACCCCGGATTTCGTGACGTTCTGCGACGAACCGCTGCCGCGCAACGCGAACGGGAAGGTGGTCAAGAAAGTGCTGCGCGATCTGGTCGAAACCGGAACCTAG